Below is a genomic region from bacterium.
CGTGTTTGAATCCGCGCCGCAGAATCCCCAGGTCATGGGGAGCGCCCGAGATGAAGAGGCCTCGCGATTGGGCCGGATCAACGGCAATATGATGAAGCGGTTTGCCATCATTCTCTGGGGTTTTACCGGCTTGATCGGCTTCGCCCTGTATCAGAACGCCGTATCCGATCCCGATATGATCTGGGGATATATGTCCAGGCAGCTGTTGGGACCTGGTTTGATCGGATTGATGATAGTCTGTCTGCTGGCTGCCCTGCAATCGACCGTGTCGGCGCTGCTGGTCTCTGCCAGCGCCATGTTCTCCAAAACGATTTACGAACCGCTCCGGCCGGGCCGTCCGCAGAAAGAACTGGTCCTGGTCAACCGCATGGTGACCGTTATCGTCCTTGTTGTCAGCGTATTGATCACCCTTTATTTTCAGGACTTTTTGCGCGTCTTTAAATTTATGCTCTCCATCGGCCTGGTTTTTGGTCCGCCCTTTTGGATCGCCATTCTCTGGCGCCGCGCCACGTCGAAAGCGGTCTGGGCCGCTATTCTCTACAGTGCGCTGGTGACGGTTTTGTTGGGCAATTTCGGCGCCGACCTAGCCGGCTTTGCTAAATCCGGCTATTTCTGCCGCATGACTGATGAAAAAACGGCTCTGGTCAAAGCGGGTGCCAATCAGAAGGACGTGGACGAGGGCCGGGCTCTGGCCGTCGGGCAGGTGTTGGAAAAGGCGATCCGCATCGAGCGGCGCGGGATCTTTTTCGAGGAGATCGTTCGCCAAATTGCTCATGACCCGCACTCGCCGCTGATCGGCAGAGGGCGGTTCCGCGTCAGCCTTATTTTCCCGGCTCTGTTGGGCGTGAAACTCGACCATCTGGGCGTCGGCGATCTGAATGCCTTGGGTTTTTATCTGGACATTCTGATACCGTTTTTGATCATCTTTCTCGTTTCCCTCTTTACCCGGCGCAACAGCCGGGAAGGTCTCGATCAATTTTACGGCCGGTTGCAAACGCCGGTGCGAGGTTCACCGGAAGAGGACGCGGTGGAGATGGAGCGCACCCGTGCGAATCCGATGCGCTTTAAGCAGAGCAAGATTTTCCCCAACAGCAATTTTGAACTCCTCAAGCCGACCAGGCGGGATGCTGTCGGGTTTGTCGCCATCTGGGCCATCGTCACGTTGGTCATACTGTTCCTTTATCTGCTGACGCAAATCGGAAAATAGGAAGGAATTTGGAACATGGCGCACCGAACGCCTCTTGTAATCAATGTGGATCACCGGCACAACCTCAGCCTGAATGGCAAATGGCAGGCCATTATCGATCTCTACGACGCCGGCTATTATGATTCGCACATGGCTTTGGAGGAGAACGGCTTTTTTAAAAACGAAAAACCCCGGCATCGCAGCGATCGTGTTGAATATGAATTCACTCCCGCCAACAACCTGCTGGTGCCCGGTGATTGGAACACCCAGCGGGAAAAGCTCTATTATTACGAGGGCTCGGTCTGGTATAAAAAAGATTTTGACGCTGTTCCGTCCAAAGACCGCCGGTTTTTTGTTTATTTCGGTGCGGCTAATTACCGGGCGAACGTCTACTGCAACGGCATCCCGCTGGGTGAGCATGTGGGCGGGTATACGCCGTTTAATTTCGAGCTGACGCCTCATCTTCGCCGCAAGGGCAATTTCCTTGTCGTTCGCGTCAACGCCGCCCGCAGCCCAGAGGCTGTACCCATGGCTATGACCGATTGGTGGAATTACGGCGGTCTGACCCGCTCCGTCCGCCTGGTGCAAGTGCCCAAGACATTTATTCGAGACTATTTCATTCAACTAAAAAAGGGATCCTTGGATCGCGTGGCCGGCTGGATTCAGTTGGATGGGCCCAAGACCAGGCAACGGGTGACGATCACTATTCCCGAAGCGGGAGTGGAAAAGACCGTCTTCACCGATGCCCGGGGATACGGTAAAATCGACTTTCCCGCCACCTTGACGTGGTGGAGCCCTGAACAGCCCAAGGTGTATCGCGTGGTCCTCACCGCCGAGACGGATGAGGTGGAGGATGAGATCGGCTTCCGTTCCATCGAAACCCGGGGATCGGACATTCTGTTGAACGGCCGACCGATCTTTTTGCGCGGAATCTGCCTGCATGAAGAGAGCCCTTTTCCGAACCAGGGACGCGCCAACCGCATGGAGGAGGCGGAGGTACTCCTGGGCTGGGCCAGAGAGCTGAACTGTAATTTCGTCCGCCTCGCCCACTACACCCATAACGAGAACATGACCCGCGCCGCGGACCGCATGGGGCTGCTGGTCTGGGCGGAGATTCCGGTTTACTGGAATATGGCCTGGAAAAACAAAGCGACGCGGGAGAACGCCAAAAATCAGCTGGCGGAGATGATCAGCCGCGATAAAAACAAGGCGTCGGTCATTCTCTGGTCTGTTGCCAATGAAACCCCTGCCAATCTCAAAGAGCGAGACCGCTTCCTGCTGGAGTTGGTGCGGCTGGCCAAGCGCATGGATCCCACGCGCCTCACCACCGCCGCCCTGCATATCGGCCACGCGACGGTGTTCACGGACACGCAGACCAAGTTCGTCATGCGCGATACCATGGGGGAGCACCTGGATGTCATCAGTTTCAATCGTTACATCGGCTGGTACGACGCGTTGCCCGACCATTGCGATAAAGTAACGTTCGACACTATCTATAAAAACAAGCCGCACATTGTCAGTGAGTTCGGCGCTGATGGTCTGGCCGGCTATCACGGCGATCGCAACACGAGATGGACCGAGGAATTTCAGGAATATTCGTACAAAAAACAATTGGCCATGTACGCCCGCGTGCCGTTTTTGCGCGGCGCGTCTCCATGGATTTTAAAGGATTTTCGCTCCCCCAAGCGCGTATTGCCCGGCATCCAGGACGACTGGAACCGTAAAGGAGTGATCTCGTTCCAGGGCGAGCGGAAAAAAGCGTTTTATGTGTTGCAGCGGTTTTATAACAGGATGAAGAATCAATCATAACCTTACAGACTGAATTCTGCGAACCCTAGAAAGAAAAGGTAGCGAAGAATGGACTTGGTACATCGTACGGTTGATCCGGGGGACGGGCATCTGGCAAGCGTGAATCTGAACCATCCGGTGGCGCGTTATGCCGGCAATCCAATCATTACAGCGACGCAGGTGAACAAGATCTGGACCGATCCCGGGCATCAGATTAAAACCGTCCATAACGCCGGCGTCGCCAGGCTGAACGGCGAGACGGTGATGCTGTTTCGTTCGCATCTCCGCTGCGGCATCAGTATTCTCGGTATGGCTAAAAGCAAAAACGGTCTTGCGGAGTGGCGGTTTTCCTCCGGCCCGTTCTTGAAACCGGCGACTCGCTCGGACCAGTTCGCCGAAGGGGTGGATGTGGATGCGCTGATTGAGAATGAGGCCGGTGGTCTGGAAGACCCACGCATCACACCATTCGGTGATGAATACGCCATCACTTACAGCGCTTATCACGCCATGGTGGAGGACCGGGTGCGCGTGTCCCTGATCACCACCCGTGATTTTGTTTCCTTCACTCGGCGGGGCCCGGTGCTCAATCTGGATATGCGCAATGTGGTGCTGTTTCCGGAAAAGATCGCCGGCCGTTATGTCGCGCTGTTCCGGCCCAATGACGTCAGCGCCGATGAGACCGGCGGCAAATACACGCAGATCCGCATCGGCTTCTGCGGCGATTGGAAACAGAACGACTGGACCCTGGAAGAACAACCGGTGATGCAGACCGGCTTTGGCCCCAGCGCCTTCTCCAACAAGATCGGACCCTGCGCACCGCCGATCAAAACCGCCAAGGGGTGGTTGAATATTTTCCACGGCGTGCGTACCACCATGGACGGCAATCCCTATGTCCTGGGCGTTGCGCTGCATGATCTTCAGGATCCGAGAAAAGTCAAAATGTCCAGCATTCCCATCCTCTTTCCGTCCCGCGCCGATTGTCGGCTGGAGGAACAGGATTATATTCACGTCCCCAACGTTGTCTTTTGCTGCGGTGCGCTCGGTCGTGAGGACGGCTCCATTTTTATTTATTACGGCGGCAACGACACGGTCATGAACGTGGGCATCACCCATCAGGATGTGCTGATCGCGCTCTGCGAACGATACGCCCAGGATCCATATTCTGGACGCTTGCTGTACGAAATTTAATGCGAATGGACACGAGGAAGAGATCATGTTCAAACGGATGATGTTAGTTGCTTTAGTGTGCCTTGCCGCCACTCTTTTTTGCGTCGGCAAAGGGATCAATCAAAGTAATTCTTCCGGCGCCAAGCAGGCGGATCTTCGCGTGATGACGTTCAATATTCGCCTGAATACGCCGTCGGACGGCGCCAATCAATGGCCCCATCGCAAAGAGATCGCTGCCAGCATGATCCGCTTTCACAAGGCGGACATCGCCGGCCTGCAGGAGGCCTTGAAAGATCAGGTTGATGACCTGACCACGTTGCTGCCAGAGTACCAGTGGTTCGGCGTTGGCCGCGATGATGGCCAAGAGGCGGGCGAGTTCATGGCGGTTTTTTATCGCAAGGATCGCCTGGAAGTTTTGCAGCAATCCACCTTCTGGCTGTCGGCAACGCCGGAATCACCCACCAAGGGCTGGGATGCCATGTGTTATCGGGTGGTTACCTGGGGCCGATTCAAGGACAAGCGCACGGGGAGGAGCTTTTATCTGTTCAACACCCATTTTGATCATGTGGGCGAGGTGGCCAGAAGAGAGAGCGCCGTCCTGCTGCTGCGCCGGATCAAAGAACTCGCTGGCTCTGATCCGGTGGTCGTTACCGGTGATTTTAACTCCA
It encodes:
- a CDS encoding endonuclease/exonuclease/phosphatase family protein, with protein sequence MFKRMMLVALVCLAATLFCVGKGINQSNSSGAKQADLRVMTFNIRLNTPSDGANQWPHRKEIAASMIRFHKADIAGLQEALKDQVDDLTTLLPEYQWFGVGRDDGQEAGEFMAVFYRKDRLEVLQQSTFWLSATPESPTKGWDAMCYRVVTWGRFKDKRTGRSFYLFNTHFDHVGEVARRESAVLLLRRIKELAGSDPVVVTGDFNSSPDSEPYQIIVNGLSSDPSTKLIDSEHVAKYPHHGPDGTTTRFIAANLP
- a CDS encoding sodium:solute symporter family protein, yielding MYLFGLHILDALIIIAYFLILILIGVVVARRIKNQEDFLMGGRRIGTWLQTFMNFGMATGSDVPVGASRETFRMGMAGIWVHLFTLFATPFYWITTVWQRRLRISSMAEVFRLRYESRPLESLYALIGIFYLIANISLAMITLQKTVQVVMPKQEHALTVEEKSYIRNFARMDELRTMAKTRSLNSVEKQEYESLQALNSQGKVQSSVSVINPTFLLLSLSIIVLFYTVAGGIIAAAITDAFQGMLLIVLSFLLLPFGLVRIGGFSGLHKAVPESFFNLFGTLATSEYPWYYVVSLVLVGLIVFESAPQNPQVMGSARDEEASRLGRINGNMMKRFAIILWGFTGLIGFALYQNAVSDPDMIWGYMSRQLLGPGLIGLMIVCLLAALQSTVSALLVSASAMFSKTIYEPLRPGRPQKELVLVNRMVTVIVLVVSVLITLYFQDFLRVFKFMLSIGLVFGPPFWIAILWRRATSKAVWAAILYSALVTVLLGNFGADLAGFAKSGYFCRMTDEKTALVKAGANQKDVDEGRALAVGQVLEKAIRIERRGIFFEEIVRQIAHDPHSPLIGRGRFRVSLIFPALLGVKLDHLGVGDLNALGFYLDILIPFLIIFLVSLFTRRNSREGLDQFYGRLQTPVRGSPEEDAVEMERTRANPMRFKQSKIFPNSNFELLKPTRRDAVGFVAIWAIVTLVILFLYLLTQIGK
- a CDS encoding glycosidase, producing the protein MDLVHRTVDPGDGHLASVNLNHPVARYAGNPIITATQVNKIWTDPGHQIKTVHNAGVARLNGETVMLFRSHLRCGISILGMAKSKNGLAEWRFSSGPFLKPATRSDQFAEGVDVDALIENEAGGLEDPRITPFGDEYAITYSAYHAMVEDRVRVSLITTRDFVSFTRRGPVLNLDMRNVVLFPEKIAGRYVALFRPNDVSADETGGKYTQIRIGFCGDWKQNDWTLEEQPVMQTGFGPSAFSNKIGPCAPPIKTAKGWLNIFHGVRTTMDGNPYVLGVALHDLQDPRKVKMSSIPILFPSRADCRLEEQDYIHVPNVVFCCGALGREDGSIFIYYGGNDTVMNVGITHQDVLIALCERYAQDPYSGRLLYEI
- a CDS encoding beta-glucuronidase; the protein is MAHRTPLVINVDHRHNLSLNGKWQAIIDLYDAGYYDSHMALEENGFFKNEKPRHRSDRVEYEFTPANNLLVPGDWNTQREKLYYYEGSVWYKKDFDAVPSKDRRFFVYFGAANYRANVYCNGIPLGEHVGGYTPFNFELTPHLRRKGNFLVVRVNAARSPEAVPMAMTDWWNYGGLTRSVRLVQVPKTFIRDYFIQLKKGSLDRVAGWIQLDGPKTRQRVTITIPEAGVEKTVFTDARGYGKIDFPATLTWWSPEQPKVYRVVLTAETDEVEDEIGFRSIETRGSDILLNGRPIFLRGICLHEESPFPNQGRANRMEEAEVLLGWARELNCNFVRLAHYTHNENMTRAADRMGLLVWAEIPVYWNMAWKNKATRENAKNQLAEMISRDKNKASVILWSVANETPANLKERDRFLLELVRLAKRMDPTRLTTAALHIGHATVFTDTQTKFVMRDTMGEHLDVISFNRYIGWYDALPDHCDKVTFDTIYKNKPHIVSEFGADGLAGYHGDRNTRWTEEFQEYSYKKQLAMYARVPFLRGASPWILKDFRSPKRVLPGIQDDWNRKGVISFQGERKKAFYVLQRFYNRMKNQS